The following are from one region of the Hymenobacter sp. YIM 151858-1 genome:
- a CDS encoding alpha/beta hydrolase family protein, which translates to MRNFLRLQPILWFLLLFPLLCTAVAYNPADSPLGGQWRGELKVSGGTSELVITIIPLSNGTLYATLDVPKQKVTRMPVKVTLKGSEVTMRIEEAGSRFTGRLSADNKSMKGMWSQPGLTSALVLERSAGSVLNAATFKPAAPYREEEVVVPNKVDKLRLTGTLTMPQGRGPFPGVVLISDSGPQDRNAAVDNYRMFNILADYLTRRGVAVLRYDDRGVGKSTGSYQQANTADLVSDAQAAMGFLRAHYKVNKTQVGMLGHGEGANIALLAAAQPIGAPNFVISLAGSGQSGSELLRRQQTEIMRLIGSTPAQVSAALQLHERMLNIIRETPNNDLARAKVAAMLRMSNADIDFTMVQARATQLTSPWYRFFIDFDPKTRFSGVKCPVLALNGTADLMVSANRNLPLLQKGLRAKGNKKVEVYKLTGVNHWFQSDRSQWPLVNGEIQPTFSPRALVLIHGWIAKHSAKPVPKPAAPQSQVAKTKLSLRSKAKAAQASTATQRAAN; encoded by the coding sequence ATGAGGAATTTTTTACGCCTTCAGCCGATCTTGTGGTTTCTGCTGCTGTTTCCGCTGCTGTGTACAGCTGTTGCATACAACCCTGCCGATTCGCCCCTAGGTGGTCAATGGCGCGGCGAGCTAAAAGTATCGGGCGGCACCTCGGAGCTGGTCATTACCATCATTCCGCTGAGCAACGGCACGCTCTACGCCACCCTCGACGTGCCGAAGCAGAAGGTTACCCGCATGCCCGTAAAGGTGACCCTGAAAGGCTCCGAGGTAACCATGCGCATCGAGGAGGCCGGCAGCCGCTTTACGGGCCGCCTCTCCGCCGACAACAAGAGCATGAAGGGCATGTGGTCGCAGCCGGGGCTTACCTCGGCCCTGGTGCTCGAGCGCTCGGCCGGCTCGGTGCTGAACGCCGCTACCTTTAAGCCCGCAGCCCCCTACCGCGAAGAAGAAGTAGTAGTGCCCAACAAAGTAGACAAGCTCCGCCTGACGGGTACGCTCACCATGCCGCAGGGCCGGGGGCCATTTCCGGGCGTGGTGCTGATTTCGGATTCGGGCCCGCAAGACCGCAACGCGGCCGTGGATAACTACCGCATGTTCAACATCCTGGCCGATTACCTCACGCGCCGGGGCGTGGCCGTGCTGCGCTACGACGACCGCGGCGTGGGGAAATCGACGGGCAGCTACCAGCAGGCCAACACCGCCGATCTGGTATCGGACGCGCAGGCAGCCATGGGCTTTTTGCGCGCCCACTACAAAGTAAACAAAACGCAGGTGGGCATGCTCGGCCACGGCGAGGGCGCCAACATTGCCTTGCTGGCTGCCGCCCAACCCATTGGGGCACCCAACTTCGTGATTTCGCTGGCGGGTAGCGGGCAATCGGGCTCGGAACTGCTGCGTCGTCAGCAAACCGAAATCATGCGCCTGATTGGCTCGACGCCGGCCCAGGTTAGCGCCGCGCTGCAGCTGCACGAGCGGATGCTCAACATTATCCGCGAAACGCCCAACAACGACCTCGCCCGCGCCAAAGTGGCCGCCATGCTGCGCATGAGCAACGCCGACATCGACTTTACCATGGTGCAGGCCCGCGCCACGCAGCTAACCTCGCCCTGGTACCGTTTCTTCATCGATTTCGACCCCAAAACCCGTTTTTCGGGCGTGAAATGCCCGGTGTTGGCCCTCAACGGCACCGCCGACCTAATGGTATCGGCCAACCGCAACCTGCCGCTGCTGCAAAAAGGCCTGCGTGCCAAGGGCAACAAAAAAGTGGAGGTGTACAAGCTAACCGGCGTAAACCACTGGTTTCAATCGGACCGCTCGCAGTGGCCGCTCGTGAACGGCGAAATTCAGCCCACCTTCTCGCCCCGCGCGCTGGTGCTCATCCACGGCTGGATTGCCAAGCACAGCGCCAAGCCCGTCCCGAAGCCGGCCGCGCCGCAATCCCAGGTAGCCAAAACAAAGTTGAGCCTGAGGAGCAAAGCGAAAGCCGCTCAGGCCAGCACCGCAACGCAAAGAGCCGCCAATTAG
- a CDS encoding GNAT family N-acetyltransferase, whose translation MSTVLIREARTADIKQMQLVRNSVKENVLSDPSRVTDQDCEQYINRRGKGWVCLVDEQVVGFAIADLQDQNIWALFVHPAFEGRGIGKRLHDCMLDWYFAQNQNTVWLGTGANTRAAGFYRKNGWREVGQHGKGEIKFEMRREDWLGSSNT comes from the coding sequence GTGTCTACCGTACTCATCAGAGAGGCCCGAACCGCCGACATCAAGCAAATGCAGCTGGTGCGAAATTCGGTGAAGGAAAACGTGCTGTCGGACCCTAGCCGTGTTACCGACCAGGACTGCGAGCAATACATTAATCGCCGCGGCAAAGGCTGGGTTTGCCTGGTTGATGAGCAAGTAGTGGGGTTTGCCATTGCCGATTTACAGGACCAAAATATCTGGGCCTTGTTTGTGCACCCGGCGTTTGAGGGCCGTGGCATCGGCAAACGGCTGCACGACTGCATGCTCGACTGGTACTTTGCGCAAAACCAAAATACCGTGTGGTTGGGCACTGGGGCCAATACCCGCGCCGCGGGTTTCTACAGAAAAAACGGCTGGCGCGAGGTAGGCCAGCACGGCAAAGGCGAAATAAAGTTTGAGATGCGCCGCGAGGATTGGCTCGGCTCAAGCAATACCTAG
- the uvrA gene encoding excinuclease ABC subunit UvrA yields the protein MAQDNLQVAAPAADPIDQLDPREFIIIKNARVHNLKNLSVAFPRNKFIVVTGLSGSGKSSLAFDTLYAEGQRMYVESLSSYARQFLGRMDKPDVDYIRGISPAIAIEQKVTVRNNRSTVGTSTEIYDYLKLFFARVGRTYSPVSGREVRKDQVSDVVDYLFTLPEGTRVMVLAPLVPSEDGRPLRKELDLLLQKGYARVVINGEMAFIEDLLAEGQPEPTGKVQIMIDRAVVQPGDEDLQFRLSDSVQTAFFEGHGTCVVVVSGQLPVASEEGQPQPTTETRTFSDRFELDGIAFEEPNVNFFTFNNPYGACPRCEGFGSVLGIDPDLVIPDKTLTVYEGAIAPWRTEKQSEWLKPLLKNGIRFDFPIHRPYNELTEAEQRLLWEGNKHFQGLHDYFDWVQTQTHKIQYRVLLSRYRGRTVCPDCRGTRLRKDAQYVKVAGKNIADLVLLPIRDALGFFENLSLTEHEKAVSDRLVTEVHNRLSYLVRVGLGYLTLNRLSNTLSGGESQRIQLATSLGSALVGSMYVLDEPSIGLHPKDAEQLIGVLRSLQQLGNTVVVVEHEEKMMEVADQIIDIGPEAGSGGGNLVFQGTYSEILQDEKTYTGQYLSGKMEVPVPKVRRPWRNALEVVGARENNLKNLTVKFPLGVMTVVTGVSGSGKSTLIKRILYPALARHLGGTASESIGKFDKLGGDLGAVSHVEFVDQNPIGKSSRSNPVTYVKAYDAIRTLFADQQLAKARGFKPSHFSFNIEGGRCEVCQGEGQVKIEMQFMADIYLTCEACGGRKFKQDILEVKYKDKSIDEVLELTVEDSLDFFADQPKVAERLRPLFDVGLGYIRLGQSANTLSGGEAQRVKLASFLTKGATLQSDKILFVFDEPSTGLHFHDINKLLTALNALVEQGNSVLIIEHNMDIVKAADWVIDLGPEGGTGGGHLLFEGTPEAFAKLKDENHTARFLAEKL from the coding sequence ATGGCCCAGGACAACCTGCAGGTAGCCGCACCGGCTGCCGATCCGATTGATCAGCTCGACCCGCGCGAGTTCATCATTATTAAGAACGCGCGCGTTCACAACCTCAAAAACCTGAGCGTGGCTTTCCCGCGCAACAAGTTTATCGTGGTCACGGGCCTGTCGGGCTCGGGCAAGTCGTCGTTGGCGTTCGATACGCTGTATGCCGAGGGCCAGCGCATGTACGTGGAAAGCCTGAGCTCCTACGCGCGGCAGTTTTTGGGCCGTATGGACAAGCCCGATGTCGACTATATCCGCGGGATTTCGCCGGCCATTGCCATCGAGCAGAAGGTAACGGTGCGCAACAACCGCTCGACGGTAGGCACCAGCACCGAGATTTACGACTACCTCAAGCTGTTTTTTGCCCGCGTAGGCCGCACCTATTCGCCTGTTTCGGGCCGCGAGGTGCGTAAGGACCAGGTATCCGACGTGGTCGATTACTTGTTTACCTTGCCCGAAGGCACCCGCGTGATGGTGCTGGCGCCGCTGGTACCCTCCGAAGACGGCCGCCCGCTGCGCAAGGAGCTCGATTTGCTGCTGCAGAAGGGCTACGCCCGCGTGGTGATAAACGGCGAAATGGCCTTTATCGAAGACCTGTTGGCCGAGGGGCAGCCCGAGCCCACAGGGAAGGTGCAGATCATGATTGACCGCGCCGTGGTGCAGCCCGGCGACGAAGACCTGCAGTTCCGCCTTTCCGACTCGGTGCAAACCGCCTTCTTCGAGGGCCACGGCACGTGCGTAGTAGTTGTCAGTGGCCAGTTGCCGGTTGCCAGTGAGGAAGGCCAGCCCCAACCGACAACTGAGACAAGGACTTTCTCCGACCGTTTCGAACTCGACGGCATTGCGTTCGAGGAGCCCAACGTCAACTTCTTCACCTTCAACAACCCCTACGGCGCGTGCCCGCGCTGCGAGGGGTTCGGCTCGGTGCTGGGCATCGACCCCGATCTGGTGATACCCGACAAAACCCTGACGGTGTACGAAGGCGCCATTGCCCCGTGGCGCACCGAGAAGCAGAGCGAGTGGCTGAAACCGCTGCTGAAAAACGGCATTCGCTTCGACTTCCCCATTCACCGCCCCTACAACGAGCTAACCGAAGCCGAGCAGCGCCTGCTTTGGGAAGGCAACAAGCACTTTCAGGGCCTGCACGACTACTTTGATTGGGTTCAGACGCAGACGCACAAGATTCAGTACCGCGTGTTGCTGAGCCGCTACCGCGGCCGCACCGTGTGCCCCGATTGCCGCGGTACCCGCCTGCGCAAAGACGCCCAGTACGTGAAAGTGGCCGGCAAGAACATTGCCGACCTGGTGCTGCTGCCCATCCGCGACGCCCTAGGTTTCTTCGAGAACCTCTCGCTCACGGAGCACGAAAAGGCCGTATCGGACCGCTTGGTAACGGAGGTACACAACCGCCTGAGCTACCTGGTGCGCGTAGGCCTGGGCTACCTCACGCTCAACCGCTTGTCAAACACCTTGTCGGGCGGCGAGTCGCAGCGCATTCAGCTGGCTACTTCGCTGGGCTCGGCGTTGGTGGGCTCGATGTACGTGCTCGATGAGCCCAGCATCGGCCTGCACCCCAAGGATGCCGAGCAGCTGATTGGCGTGCTGCGCTCGTTGCAACAGCTAGGCAACACCGTGGTGGTGGTGGAGCACGAGGAGAAGATGATGGAGGTGGCCGACCAAATCATCGACATCGGACCCGAAGCGGGCTCGGGTGGCGGTAATCTGGTGTTTCAGGGCACGTACTCCGAAATTCTGCAGGACGAAAAGACTTACACCGGCCAGTACCTCAGCGGCAAAATGGAGGTGCCGGTGCCCAAGGTGCGTCGCCCGTGGCGCAACGCCCTGGAGGTAGTAGGCGCCCGCGAAAACAACCTGAAGAACCTCACGGTGAAGTTTCCGTTGGGCGTGATGACGGTGGTAACGGGCGTATCGGGCTCGGGCAAATCCACGCTCATCAAACGCATTTTGTACCCGGCGCTGGCGCGGCACCTAGGCGGCACGGCCTCCGAGAGCATCGGCAAGTTCGATAAGCTCGGCGGCGACCTAGGCGCAGTGTCGCACGTGGAGTTCGTCGATCAGAACCCCATCGGCAAGAGCAGCCGCTCGAACCCGGTAACCTACGTGAAGGCCTACGACGCCATCCGGACGTTGTTTGCCGATCAGCAGCTGGCCAAGGCCCGCGGGTTCAAACCCTCGCACTTCAGCTTCAACATCGAGGGCGGCCGCTGCGAGGTGTGCCAGGGCGAAGGCCAGGTGAAAATCGAGATGCAGTTCATGGCCGACATCTACCTGACCTGCGAAGCCTGCGGTGGCCGCAAGTTCAAGCAGGACATCCTGGAGGTGAAGTACAAGGACAAGAGCATCGACGAGGTGCTGGAGCTGACCGTGGAAGATTCGCTCGACTTCTTCGCCGATCAGCCCAAGGTGGCGGAGCGCCTGCGGCCGCTGTTCGATGTGGGCCTGGGCTACATCCGCCTAGGTCAGTCGGCCAATACCTTGTCGGGCGGCGAGGCGCAGCGCGTTAAGCTGGCGTCGTTCCTTACCAAAGGCGCCACGTTGCAATCCGATAAGATCCTGTTCGTGTTCGACGAGCCAAGCACCGGCCTGCACTTCCACGACATCAACAAGCTGCTCACGGCCCTGAACGCGCTGGTGGAGCAGGGCAACTCGGTGCTCATCATCGAGCACAACATGGACATCGTGAAGGCTGCCGACTGGGTGATTGACCTAGGGCCCGAGGGCGGCACCGGCGGCGGGCACCTGCTGTTCGAGGGCACGCCCGAGGCGTTTGCCAAGCTGAAAGACGAAAATCACACGGCGCGTTTCCTGGCCGAAAAGCTGTAG
- the tpiA gene encoding triose-phosphate isomerase yields the protein MRKNIVAGNWKMNMTLQDGQALVSEIVNMVQDEVTGSGVEVVIAPPFPLLPVIGRMLPEGGRIHLGAQNCHQKESGAFTGEVSAKLLASVGTGYVILGHSERRQYFGEDDELLSQKLKAALAAGLRPIFCVGESLETREREETFAFIASQLKNGLFHLSNEEFERVVIAYEPIWAIGTGKTATSQQAQEVHAFIREQIARAYDAEAALNTTILYGGSANAQNARELFSQPDVDGGLIGGASLKSRDFTEIIKSF from the coding sequence ATGCGTAAGAACATCGTTGCCGGCAACTGGAAGATGAACATGACTCTTCAGGACGGCCAGGCTCTCGTTTCGGAAATCGTGAACATGGTGCAGGACGAAGTAACCGGCTCCGGGGTGGAGGTGGTTATTGCGCCGCCCTTCCCGCTGCTGCCCGTTATCGGCCGCATGCTGCCCGAGGGTGGCCGCATTCACCTAGGGGCTCAAAACTGCCACCAGAAGGAGAGCGGCGCGTTCACCGGCGAGGTATCGGCCAAGCTGCTGGCTTCGGTAGGCACGGGGTACGTTATCCTGGGCCACTCGGAGCGCCGCCAGTACTTCGGCGAAGACGACGAGCTGCTAAGCCAAAAGCTGAAGGCTGCCCTGGCTGCCGGCCTGCGCCCCATCTTCTGCGTGGGCGAGTCGCTCGAAACCCGCGAGCGGGAAGAAACCTTCGCGTTCATTGCCAGCCAGCTGAAAAACGGCCTGTTTCACCTCAGCAACGAGGAGTTCGAGCGCGTGGTAATTGCCTACGAGCCCATTTGGGCCATTGGCACCGGCAAAACGGCCACCAGCCAGCAGGCGCAGGAGGTGCACGCATTTATCCGCGAGCAAATTGCCCGTGCCTACGACGCCGAAGCCGCCCTGAACACCACCATCCTGTACGGCGGCTCGGCCAACGCCCAAAACGCCCGCGAGCTGTTTTCGCAGCCCGATGTGGACGGCGGCCTGATCGGCGGCGCTTCGCTGAAGTCGCGCGACTTTACCGAAATCATTAAGTCGTTCTAG
- a CDS encoding DUF6150 family protein — MLLATLVSALLWLPPATTPKVPFAAQQQRGGYVDPCKIYGSIYLERDPRRRAYCSATVFVEQQDAFASLVVYQEANKLFADKPGTWYVTDARDFADYTVLVTDNRAFADFGIFYTKVRSFAGCRQN; from the coding sequence ATGCTTCTGGCCACGCTCGTATCGGCTTTGCTCTGGCTGCCGCCCGCCACCACGCCCAAAGTGCCTTTTGCGGCGCAGCAGCAGCGCGGCGGCTACGTCGATCCGTGCAAAATTTACGGCAGCATTTACCTGGAGCGCGACCCGCGCCGCCGGGCGTACTGCTCGGCCACCGTTTTCGTGGAGCAGCAGGATGCCTTTGCCAGCCTCGTGGTGTACCAGGAAGCCAACAAGCTGTTTGCCGATAAGCCGGGCACGTGGTACGTAACGGATGCCCGCGACTTTGCCGACTACACCGTGCTCGTAACCGACAACCGCGCCTTCGCCGATTTCGGCATCTTCTACACCAAAGTGCGCTCGTTTGCGGGCTGCCGGCAGAACTAG
- a CDS encoding OmpA family protein codes for MNFDTDQTTIRPESEPTVAEVVTLLRQHPQLRLGVEGHTDNTGSPAHNRQLSQGRAQAVVTKLTQAGIAADRLRAAGFGSDKPLVANDTEPHKAQNRRVELVKL; via the coding sequence GTGAACTTCGACACGGACCAGACCACCATCCGGCCCGAATCGGAGCCGACGGTGGCCGAGGTAGTAACCCTGCTGCGCCAGCACCCGCAGCTGCGCCTAGGTGTGGAGGGCCATACCGACAACACCGGCAGCCCGGCCCACAACCGGCAACTCTCGCAGGGACGGGCGCAGGCCGTGGTAACGAAGCTCACGCAAGCAGGCATTGCGGCCGACCGGTTGCGGGCCGCTGGCTTTGGCTCCGATAAGCCGCTGGTGGCCAACGACACCGAACCGCATAAAGCCCAAAACCGGCGCGTGGAGCTCGTGAAGCTGTAG